In Altererythrobacter rubellus, the following are encoded in one genomic region:
- a CDS encoding CHAT domain-containing protein → MDHLLQTFSNMFLSLILLLAAAPAAADPLVSGARPSPAEIKSEGSTPEADSTESTSELISIETDWNAAREASEKLDFSAAQERLEAALAVQSRLFGDSDFTTAALLLDLAMVLAYQEDFEGADAIVRRAGPIIDRSPRPTDRARFAGYQATIAMLQGDYSVANRFAQDASSRWREIIGSDDQQALLSLFQTEEEARVGVQPELALSLAREAAILLRMDDPVTAYAKAGEALFEFNSAAQKPPIWRSEILAILGEASSALGRLSAADTFFKKAIDIRRSVQGDGPGMIRLLLAQGRAYQREAMNVNSIIAFRRAVEIAKNMPPGSVALRVDDLVPFASAVLDEEQFLESEEDRLGLMTELYDAFQIAFVPGRDDVINLASMQFVDDDPVLADLIDNLKQSLLLQAEINGKLGVERAKVTGDRDDGLIEFLLSQLQIQSDKVSGIRDILNQEYPDYQRFDGSELPDLNVVRGALAPDEALASFLIGQDSSFLQLITRDRVHIAPIEAGNDKLDQMVRELRQGLEIEGGSVNEFNLDESHFLYQTLFGAVADEFNKLGRLIVIPNGPLSDLPFGTLVTRLPLSADYTEASWLVNQMSVTHAPSLISFINLRSTRTVRAPPRSFLGVANPKFVSDIQTLPTSEDPICNPEGLAILSRFDSLEELPDTIDEVNSVIASLGIEDADVFSDRAAKEEVFRTDALNQYNIIYVATHAVMPGEVACQREPGIALARPGEMALSRTEDGFLDASEIAALRISANLVVLSACNTATSSDAAVQKGESLSGLAESFFIAGARSMLVTHWQVPSVATATLMKNLFGNIGDERGLSTDQALQRAQVEAISNEETAHPFFWGAFSFVGSGAETVFSSGSRL, encoded by the coding sequence GTGGACCACTTGCTGCAGACATTTAGCAACATGTTTTTGAGCCTTATTTTACTTTTGGCTGCCGCACCTGCGGCAGCCGATCCGTTAGTCTCTGGCGCCCGACCATCTCCAGCGGAGATTAAATCAGAGGGCTCAACGCCGGAGGCAGATAGTACAGAAAGCACATCTGAACTTATCTCTATTGAGACTGACTGGAATGCTGCACGTGAAGCCAGTGAAAAACTTGATTTTTCTGCGGCCCAAGAACGCCTTGAGGCCGCATTAGCGGTTCAATCTAGGTTGTTCGGTGATTCAGATTTTACGACAGCGGCCTTGCTTTTGGATCTTGCAATGGTGCTCGCATATCAGGAAGATTTCGAAGGTGCTGACGCGATCGTCCGTCGAGCTGGACCAATTATTGATAGATCGCCTCGCCCTACTGATAGAGCCAGATTTGCCGGTTACCAAGCGACCATTGCTATGCTTCAAGGCGATTATTCGGTCGCCAACCGTTTTGCGCAAGATGCCAGTTCCAGGTGGAGAGAAATTATTGGTAGTGATGATCAGCAAGCCTTGTTGTCGCTTTTCCAAACGGAGGAAGAGGCACGGGTTGGCGTTCAGCCTGAGCTTGCGCTTTCGTTAGCTCGTGAAGCTGCCATTCTTTTGCGAATGGACGATCCTGTAACTGCTTATGCCAAGGCAGGCGAAGCTCTTTTTGAGTTCAATTCAGCAGCTCAAAAACCCCCCATATGGCGATCAGAGATACTTGCTATTTTGGGTGAAGCATCATCTGCTTTAGGACGCTTATCAGCTGCGGATACTTTTTTTAAGAAAGCGATTGATATTAGACGATCGGTCCAAGGGGACGGGCCGGGAATGATTCGTTTGCTCCTTGCTCAGGGGCGCGCATATCAGCGCGAAGCAATGAACGTTAACTCGATCATAGCCTTTCGTAGAGCTGTAGAAATTGCAAAAAATATGCCGCCCGGTTCAGTAGCACTTCGGGTAGATGATCTAGTCCCTTTTGCTTCTGCTGTTCTTGATGAAGAGCAGTTCTTGGAAAGCGAGGAAGATAGGCTTGGTTTAATGACTGAGCTTTATGATGCCTTCCAAATTGCCTTTGTTCCAGGGCGAGACGATGTGATTAATCTTGCGTCTATGCAGTTTGTCGATGACGATCCAGTCCTTGCTGACCTGATTGATAACCTTAAGCAGAGCTTATTATTGCAAGCAGAAATTAATGGAAAATTAGGTGTAGAGCGAGCTAAAGTTACCGGAGACCGTGATGATGGCCTGATAGAGTTTTTACTCTCTCAGTTGCAGATACAGTCTGATAAGGTGTCCGGGATTCGCGATATCCTAAATCAGGAATATCCTGATTACCAACGCTTTGACGGTAGTGAGCTGCCCGACCTAAATGTTGTTCGGGGTGCATTAGCACCTGATGAAGCGCTTGCTAGCTTTCTGATAGGGCAAGATTCATCCTTCCTGCAGCTTATTACGCGAGATAGAGTGCACATTGCGCCGATAGAAGCTGGTAATGACAAGCTTGATCAAATGGTTCGCGAATTGCGTCAGGGTCTCGAAATAGAGGGCGGATCAGTAAACGAATTTAATCTTGATGAATCTCATTTCCTTTATCAGACGCTTTTTGGGGCTGTTGCCGATGAGTTTAACAAGTTGGGGCGTTTAATTGTGATACCCAATGGCCCATTGAGCGATCTACCGTTTGGCACTTTAGTAACCCGCTTACCCCTGAGCGCAGATTACACAGAGGCGAGCTGGCTAGTTAATCAAATGTCGGTTACACATGCTCCGTCGTTAATTAGTTTTATAAATTTAAGATCCACAAGAACTGTGAGGGCTCCCCCAAGATCGTTTTTGGGTGTAGCTAATCCTAAGTTTGTATCTGACATTCAAACGCTACCCACGTCAGAGGATCCAATTTGTAATCCCGAAGGCCTTGCGATACTAAGCCGGTTTGATAGCCTCGAAGAACTACCCGACACAATCGACGAAGTGAACTCAGTTATTGCTTCTCTAGGGATTGAAGATGCTGATGTGTTTTCTGACCGAGCAGCTAAAGAAGAAGTCTTTCGCACTGACGCTCTGAACCAGTATAATATTATCTACGTCGCAACTCACGCAGTGATGCCAGGAGAGGTGGCTTGTCAACGCGAGCCAGGCATAGCGCTAGCTCGTCCAGGAGAGATGGCACTTTCAAGAACAGAAGATGGTTTTCTTGATGCCAGTGAAATTGCCGCCCTCAGGATTTCAGCGAATTTAGTGGTGTTATCGGCTTGCAATACTGCAACCAGCAGTGACGCGGCTGTCCAAAAAGGGGAATCGCTTTCTGGTCTGGCTGAAAGTTTCTTTATAGCAGGCGCGCGCAGTATGCTTGTTACACATTGGCAAGTTCCCTCTGTAGCCACTGCTACCTTAATGAAAAATCTTTTCGGAAATATAGGCGACGAAAGGGGTCTATCGACCGATCAGGCACTTCAGCGCGCTCAGGTTGAGGCAATTTCCAATGAAGAGACGGCACACCCCTTCTTCTGGGGAGCATTTTCTTTCGTGGGAAGTGGTGCCGAGACTGTCTTTAGCTCGGGGTCAAGATTGTGA
- a CDS encoding adenylate/guanylate cyclase domain-containing protein, protein MRLPASWSSIVLNKPTRSALWITLVALLSAIIAFVAVQTLAPLDNLEKKLADIRVAAMEVPKEPSDDIIVVALDEDTLAQFSYRSPIDRAFIADLIERIDSAGASAIVVDVLIDQASEESKDIQLFEVIRRSETPLYFSYTADPAFVTEDQLNYMRAFIPADKRVESRLLSDPFDSLVRRISTGGIFSDGELIYNDDYPPSFAAKIANAQGVPLLETPREISWRPVSAEGQEPFPVISANYVTYLPDELFEEKIVLIGAILSITDRHSTPLSIIDDGDRGFMPGVLIQAHAIDSLLSGTPEPKSSIGFTLLVVIAFTALGVLISQLRKGLVFNLSLSIAVLAGYWVLCIIGYGYGIGMWPILPPSLALLLSVWMMDIVIGRAERMQRQYIQSTFSRYVSPAVVDRIAEDPSAAAISGEKRDTTFLFTDVADFTTMSELLSPEDLSDVLNQYLDGACEIILRHGGTIDKFIGDAIMAIFNAPIEQPDHAAAAVQAALELDSYAEKYREECNNKGIPLGVTRIGLHAGPAVVGNFGSSQRMDFTALGDTVNTAARTEGINKYFGTRICCTQSVVDQAKDQAFRTIGHFALKGKSEYTTLYTPLPSTHNEEAEAEYQAAFSLLEQRDSSAPQRFSDLQGKYPTDPLIIYHSNRLQSGDISAWIKMGSK, encoded by the coding sequence ATGAGGCTTCCCGCAAGTTGGTCTTCGATTGTATTAAATAAACCTACGCGGTCGGCTCTTTGGATTACCCTTGTTGCCCTTCTGTCAGCAATCATTGCTTTTGTTGCAGTACAAACCCTTGCACCACTGGATAATCTTGAGAAGAAACTTGCCGATATTCGGGTTGCGGCGATGGAAGTGCCGAAAGAGCCATCCGATGACATTATTGTGGTGGCACTTGATGAGGATACGTTAGCTCAATTTTCTTACCGTTCACCCATTGATAGAGCATTCATCGCCGATTTGATCGAGCGCATAGATTCCGCAGGGGCCTCGGCGATTGTAGTGGATGTCCTTATCGATCAAGCCAGCGAGGAATCTAAAGATATTCAACTTTTTGAGGTAATTCGCCGGTCTGAGACACCTTTATATTTTAGTTATACAGCAGATCCCGCGTTCGTAACTGAAGATCAGCTTAATTACATGAGGGCCTTCATTCCGGCTGACAAAAGAGTGGAAAGCAGGCTCTTATCTGATCCTTTTGACTCTCTTGTTCGTCGAATTAGCACGGGTGGAATTTTTTCCGATGGAGAACTTATTTATAACGATGATTATCCGCCAAGCTTCGCCGCTAAAATTGCTAACGCGCAAGGGGTCCCTTTGCTCGAAACACCTCGTGAGATTTCATGGCGTCCAGTATCAGCAGAAGGCCAAGAGCCTTTTCCGGTAATATCAGCCAACTACGTCACCTACTTGCCCGACGAACTATTCGAAGAAAAAATAGTTCTCATAGGGGCTATTCTATCCATCACCGACCGTCATTCAACACCACTCTCGATTATAGACGATGGAGATCGCGGGTTTATGCCCGGTGTACTTATACAAGCCCATGCTATTGACAGCTTGCTGTCAGGCACGCCTGAGCCGAAGTCCTCAATAGGGTTTACACTGCTTGTTGTTATTGCATTCACGGCTCTAGGTGTGCTGATTAGCCAACTTCGCAAAGGTCTGGTCTTCAATTTATCTTTATCAATTGCGGTACTGGCCGGCTATTGGGTGCTTTGCATTATTGGCTATGGCTACGGGATTGGCATGTGGCCTATTTTGCCTCCGTCTCTTGCTCTTCTTTTATCTGTGTGGATGATGGATATCGTAATTGGACGCGCCGAAAGAATGCAGCGCCAATACATTCAGTCAACATTTTCGCGTTATGTATCACCGGCCGTGGTTGATCGAATTGCGGAAGATCCCAGTGCAGCCGCAATAAGCGGAGAAAAACGAGATACCACTTTCTTGTTTACCGATGTTGCGGATTTCACGACGATGTCTGAACTTCTTTCGCCCGAGGATTTGTCAGATGTTCTTAATCAATATCTAGATGGGGCCTGCGAAATTATTCTACGGCATGGGGGTACAATCGATAAGTTTATTGGAGATGCCATTATGGCGATCTTCAATGCACCCATTGAGCAACCTGACCATGCTGCAGCTGCGGTTCAGGCTGCACTTGAGTTGGATTCTTACGCAGAAAAGTATCGTGAGGAATGTAATAATAAAGGTATCCCTCTTGGCGTAACTAGGATCGGTCTTCATGCCGGCCCAGCAGTGGTTGGTAACTTCGGTTCTTCACAGAGGATGGATTTCACGGCTCTTGGCGATACCGTAAACACAGCTGCGAGAACTGAAGGGATCAACAAATACTTCGGCACTAGGATATGCTGTACTCAGTCGGTGGTCGATCAAGCAAAAGATCAAGCATTCAGAACCATCGGTCATTTTGCTCTCAAAGGAAAATCTGAATATACAACTTTATATACTCCTCTTCCATCAACGCACAACGAAGAGGCTGAAGCGGAATATCAGGCAGCATTTTCTTTATTGGAGCAACGAGATAGCTCAGCTCCTCAAAGGTTTTCTGATCTTCAGGGAAAATACCCTACGGATCCCTTGATCATTTATCATAGTAACAGGTTGCAGAGCGGGGATATTTCGGCCTGGATTAAGATGGGTAGTAAATGA
- a CDS encoding ShlB/FhaC/HecB family hemolysin secretion/activation protein — MINFEKISRSSFLMAAPFSLMIGVPAFGQSVVIPPSADISRLRLPPPDLPTQEDYDVTIRNPEESVVPKDVSSLDFLVSKVRVNGATYFSADQINEIFSSIEGRRVRLEELREYANQLQELYANEGFLLTRVILPPQTIEDGIVTVEVVEGFLDNIAVDDSAALGGNLAKAALSEMVGAKPLNIRELDGKLLILNDTPGVSVKTLLRPGSESGAAEMAITTSRPSNQGFFSVSNTGSDAIGPVIYSVGYTVNSPFGHPAALDLSLSSAGHTLEELLAVSSRYAFPVGPDGNILYLGGLAARARPGGEAAELEVASSSYSVEARLRSPLLRNRSTAIYLETAVTFASTRVEALDTVITRDKIVSGQIGLRGQHQSDLGQTALQFVATGGIPAFGALDQSNPTPSVVDFESKFLKFDWQFDHLFPPSRSMSFLFRASGQWSDDRLLAGEQLAFGGPQLGRGYAPSSLTGDRGFGLLGELRLDFPDVYEAGVIANLQAYSFGDWAKTKLLAGEGVQAEKQSLLSYGFGLRAVVAERALLDLQFASDGRELAGIKRRPARLNLSLVQVL, encoded by the coding sequence ATGATTAACTTTGAGAAAATTTCTAGATCGTCTTTTTTAATGGCTGCACCCTTTAGCCTTATGATTGGCGTTCCAGCCTTTGGGCAATCGGTTGTCATCCCGCCTAGCGCAGATATTTCTAGGTTACGCTTGCCTCCCCCAGATTTACCAACTCAGGAAGACTACGACGTTACGATACGGAATCCTGAGGAGTCTGTCGTCCCAAAAGATGTTTCAAGTCTGGATTTTCTAGTCTCAAAAGTGCGGGTTAATGGTGCTACATATTTCTCTGCAGACCAAATTAATGAAATATTTTCGTCGATAGAAGGTCGACGAGTCAGATTAGAAGAGTTGAGAGAATACGCGAACCAGCTGCAGGAACTCTACGCGAACGAGGGATTTCTCTTAACGAGAGTCATTCTGCCCCCCCAAACAATCGAGGACGGAATTGTAACGGTCGAGGTTGTTGAGGGTTTTCTAGACAATATCGCAGTTGATGATAGCGCTGCTTTGGGCGGGAATCTTGCAAAAGCGGCTCTTTCTGAAATGGTTGGTGCGAAGCCTCTCAATATTCGCGAGCTTGATGGCAAACTACTCATTTTGAATGACACGCCTGGTGTGTCGGTAAAAACACTTTTAAGGCCAGGAAGCGAATCTGGCGCAGCCGAAATGGCCATCACAACATCAAGGCCTTCAAACCAGGGATTTTTCAGTGTCAGCAATACTGGATCTGATGCAATTGGGCCGGTCATATATTCTGTTGGGTATACGGTTAATTCGCCTTTCGGACACCCGGCAGCACTAGATTTGTCGCTCAGTTCTGCTGGCCACACTTTAGAAGAACTCTTGGCCGTAAGTAGCCGTTATGCCTTTCCTGTCGGACCTGATGGTAACATTCTTTACCTCGGCGGGCTGGCGGCACGCGCTCGTCCAGGAGGGGAGGCTGCCGAACTTGAGGTCGCCAGTTCATCCTACTCTGTCGAGGCGCGATTGAGGTCGCCATTACTCAGAAACCGTTCAACTGCGATTTACCTAGAAACTGCAGTAACATTCGCTTCTACCCGCGTAGAGGCGCTAGATACGGTCATCACACGTGATAAAATCGTCAGCGGACAAATAGGTTTACGCGGCCAGCATCAGTCAGATTTAGGACAAACAGCCTTGCAATTCGTGGCGACCGGAGGAATTCCAGCGTTCGGAGCTCTGGATCAGTCCAATCCAACGCCATCCGTTGTTGATTTTGAGTCTAAGTTTCTGAAATTTGATTGGCAATTTGACCATCTTTTTCCTCCCTCTCGGAGCATGTCATTTTTGTTTCGCGCTTCGGGTCAATGGAGTGACGACCGTTTGTTGGCAGGAGAGCAATTAGCTTTTGGCGGACCTCAACTTGGACGGGGCTATGCGCCATCGTCTCTGACAGGCGACAGAGGCTTTGGGCTTTTAGGTGAGCTAAGGCTCGATTTTCCCGATGTATATGAGGCAGGGGTAATCGCAAATCTCCAGGCATACAGTTTTGGAGACTGGGCGAAGACTAAATTACTTGCGGGAGAAGGAGTGCAAGCTGAAAAACAGAGCCTTCTTTCCTATGGGTTTGGTTTGAGAGCTGTTGTAGCTGAGCGAGCCCTGCTCGACTTGCAATTTGCCTCAGACGGGCGGGAACTTGCTGGAATTAAGAGGCGCCCCGCTCGCCTAAATCTCAGTCTTGTGCAGGTGCTTTAA